AGGAGGGGTGACACAGCTTATGTTTGCGATAATGGGGAAGCGCTGGGAAAGCGTGAATTATGTCGCTTCGCTGGATAAATCAGGGTGGGTTAGGCCAAGGGCCGATGAAACGCCTCGTTATGCGAATTCTATCGAAGACGGCTGTTATTGGTGACACTATGAGTAAAGTAACTATTAAGGGCTCAGTCATCAACGCGAGCTTTCCAAGAAGTGGGCATCGTTTCTTAAAGGATCACCTAGTTCTGATACTTGGATCGGAATACCGCTACTTCGATCACTACCATGATACTGATGCAACCGGAAAGAATTTTGCGAAGACTCATGACTTTGAGCTGCTGGGACGCAATGTATTAAGCCAAGAATTTCCTAACCGTCGAAAGTATATCGTTCAGGTTCGCCACCCTTTAGAAAGCATTATCTCGTACTACGAATTTAAGTTACATTGGAATCGAATTAAGGTGGATACGGAACAAGTATTTCAGAGGCATCTGAAGAAGCAGCTAGGTAAGTGGAAACGCTTCTGCGATACTTGGTGTTTACCTCCAATGGACGACAGGCTTATTGTTACCTATCAAGATCTCTATACTCACCCTTTAAAAACGTTAGTTGAGGTTTGTGAGTTTATGGGTGAGTGTAGAATTGACAATGACAATTTTGCAACAGCAAAGGTCGATTTTCGTCGTTACTATAGTGACTCTGAGGGACAGCCTCGGGCTCGAAGTATCTCGGATTTTAGATATTTCAATGAAGAGAAATTTGAGTTGATCGAGCAAGAGGTGCTTACCGACTACTTAGTGCCGCTCGGCATTTCTCCCAAAATTCGCAAAAAGTATAATTAAATTGAATGAGTTGCGAGCAAAATGATTCTTCGTTTTCACATCTAGGTTCGTCGGTAATTAGTATAGCTGGTTCAGAGTGCTAAACGATGTGGCAAAGTTAGTCTATTTTTTCTAAAGTATCGAGTAGCAGCTGATAGATAACCTGTGGCTCGATAGTGTAGTTTATAAAGTCTTTTTTGGTGTTCCTCTTCGAAGTTTGCTCCTCAATATCTTCAAGCTTAGGCATGGCGATGTTGGGGTTCCATTGGT
The uncultured Umboniibacter sp. genome window above contains:
- a CDS encoding sulfotransferase domain-containing protein, with the translated sequence MSKVTIKGSVINASFPRSGHRFLKDHLVLILGSEYRYFDHYHDTDATGKNFAKTHDFELLGRNVLSQEFPNRRKYIVQVRHPLESIISYYEFKLHWNRIKVDTEQVFQRHLKKQLGKWKRFCDTWCLPPMDDRLIVTYQDLYTHPLKTLVEVCEFMGECRIDNDNFATAKVDFRRYYSDSEGQPRARSISDFRYFNEEKFELIEQEVLTDYLVPLGISPKIRKKYN